One Peptostreptococcus equinus genomic window carries:
- the yidD gene encoding membrane protein insertion efficiency factor YidD encodes MINVIKFIGKKLAGLCIFLVRIYQKYISPLKGPTCRFYPTCSQYSIEAFKKYGFLKGLWLTIKRVSKCHPFHPGGYDPLK; translated from the coding sequence ATGATAAATGTAATAAAATTTATCGGAAAAAAATTAGCTGGCCTTTGTATATTTTTAGTTAGAATTTATCAAAAATATATATCTCCACTAAAAGGACCAACTTGTAGATTTTATCCTACATGTTCGCAATACTCTATCGAAGCGTTTAAAAAATATGGCTTTCTAAAGGGATTGTGGTTGACAATTAAAAGAGTAAGCAAATGTCACCCTTTTCACCCTGGTGGTTACGACCCTTTAAAATAG
- the rnpA gene encoding ribonuclease P protein component codes for MHFNNTDGIKKDSDFRKVYRKGKSLSDRNLVVYKMKNGTNRSRIGISISKKVGKAHDRNRIRRYIKEAYRLEIDQKVKPGYDLVFIARINSNTAQYEHISKSLKYIMRKADLVEIKK; via the coding sequence ATGCATTTTAATAACACAGATGGAATCAAAAAAGATTCAGATTTTAGGAAGGTTTATCGTAAGGGTAAATCATTATCCGATAGAAATCTTGTAGTATATAAGATGAAAAATGGGACTAATCGCTCAAGGATTGGAATTTCAATTTCTAAAAAAGTTGGTAAGGCCCATGATAGAAATAGGATTAGAAGATATATAAAAGAAGCCTATAGATTAGAAATTGATCAAAAAGTAAAGCCAGGCTATGATTTGGTATTTATTGCTAGAATAAATTCTAATACAGCACAATATGAACATATATCAAAATCACTAAAATATATTATGAGAAAAGCGGATTTAGTAGAGATAAAAAAATAG